ACGGGTTCACTGGTCTGGGACGGCTTCGACGACTCCCCCGGGACGACCACCGACAACGTCCACGCGCTGGAGCCGCAGCTCGTCGATCCCCCGGCCGAAGCCATCCACCACCCCGAGGACGCGGCGTTCGACCCGGTCGCGGCGAGCGAACTCCTGACCGCCACCGCGCGCGACCGAGGCGCGCGATTGATGGCAGGCACGCAGGCGATCGCCGTCGAGCACGAGGCAGGCACGATCACCGGCGTACGGACGTCCGCCGGAACTGTCGCCGCGTCGACCGTCGTACTGGCCGCCGGTACGGGCAGCGTCGCCCTCTGCGCCGGGGTCGGTGTCACGCTGCCGGTCGAGCCGTCGCCCGCGATCCTCGTCCGCTTACGCGCGACGCCCGGCCTGGTCCGGGCGATCATCGCGACGCCGTCGCTGGAGGCCCGGCAACTGGACGACGGCACGGTCCTGGCTCCCACGGCCTACACAGGCGAGACCGATCAGGCCGCACTGCTCGAGACCGCGAAGCGTGTCCGCGACCGGTTCGCCGCCTCCTTCAAGGGCGCCGGCGACGCCGGGATCCTCTCCGTCGAGATCGGCTGGCGACCGATGCCCGTCGACGACGAACCGATCATCGGCACACCGGCCGGCACCCAGGGCCTGTACGTCGCCGTGATGCACTCCG
The Kribbella italica DNA segment above includes these coding regions:
- a CDS encoding NAD(P)/FAD-dependent oxidoreductase translates to MAERSIVVVGAGIVGSSLAYHLSGQGRPVTLIDAGLPGSGVTRASFAWIGRPVSSDRPSAPLRYLALDEYRRLEAELPGLSIRWTGSLVWDGFDDSPGTTTDNVHALEPQLVDPPAEAIHHPEDAAFDPVAASELLTATARDRGARLMAGTQAIAVEHEAGTITGVRTSAGTVAASTVVLAAGTGSVALCAGVGVTLPVEPSPAILVRLRATPGLVRAIIATPSLEARQLDDGTVLAPTAYTGETDQAALLETAKRVRDRFAASFKGAGDAGILSVEIGWRPMPVDDEPIIGTPAGTQGLYVAVMHSGITLAAAVGRLAASEILTNRPVPELEGCRPTRFD